Proteins found in one Pongo pygmaeus isolate AG05252 chromosome 8, NHGRI_mPonPyg2-v2.0_pri, whole genome shotgun sequence genomic segment:
- the FAM24B gene encoding protein FAM24B encodes MSCSLKFTLIVVFFYCWLSSSHEELEGGTSKSFDLHTVIILVIAGGILAALLLLIVVVLCLYFKIHNALKAAKEPEAVAVKNHNPDKVWWAKNSQAKTIAAECCPALQCREGCRMCAGFGSLPPCCCDINEGL; translated from the exons ATGTCCTGTTCCCTAAAGTTTACTTTGattgtagtttttttttactgttggcTTTCATCCAGCCATGAAGAGTTAGAAGGTG GTACATCGAAGTCTTTTGACCTCCATACAGTGATTATACTTGTCATTGCTGGTGGTATCCTGGCGGCCTTGCTCCTGCTGATAGTTGTCGTGCTCTGTCTTTACTTCAAAATACACAACGCACTAAA AGCTGCAAAGGAACCTGAGGCTGTGGCTGTAAAAAATCACAACCCAGACAAGGTGTGGTGGGCCAAGAACAGCCAGGCCAAAACCATTGCCGCGGAGTGTTGTCCTGCCCTGCAGTGCCGTGAAGGATGTAGAATGTGTGCCGGTTTTGGTTCCTTGCCACCTTGCTGTTGCGACATAAATGAGGGCCTCTGA